From Candidatus Zixiibacteriota bacterium, one genomic window encodes:
- a CDS encoding tetratricopeptide repeat protein, whose product MLLKIVLTVAIALAITTSSVTAVDSVKVYTQKAGVALNNKLYRRALDAYTHVLRLDPDNFEATKNSGVACASMGMRDQARNWYLRALEMDSTASSVANNLGALYSGEGNSIEAIKYYEKAVALDSNNVLHLTNLGQEYASANQMNTAMSVLHRAFALSPDNPIVSYHLGTCFAATANLDSAEFYFEHSAENGGNVVELFYHLGTVKNMLRKPVEAESWFKKGITLAPKHTSLLQSLGLVYFATGRYIEAIEQFRRTIETDSTYYPAWMGLGASYSLSQMTPQADTVLSGLMAVDSALGFQMLKIISQEQAKRKATRDQSNE is encoded by the coding sequence ATGTTACTGAAGATTGTATTGACTGTAGCGATTGCCCTTGCCATAACTACCAGTTCGGTGACGGCGGTTGATTCCGTGAAGGTGTACACCCAGAAAGCGGGTGTTGCTCTCAATAACAAGTTGTACCGTCGTGCCCTCGACGCCTACACCCATGTGTTACGATTGGACCCCGATAACTTTGAGGCTACCAAGAATTCCGGCGTGGCCTGCGCATCAATGGGTATGAGAGACCAGGCCCGAAACTGGTATTTGCGAGCACTTGAGATGGACTCGACGGCTTCATCGGTAGCTAACAATCTGGGTGCTCTCTATAGTGGAGAAGGCAATTCCATTGAAGCGATCAAGTACTACGAAAAAGCAGTCGCGCTTGATTCGAACAATGTTCTCCATCTAACCAATCTGGGACAGGAATACGCAAGCGCCAATCAAATGAACACGGCTATGTCGGTGCTGCACAGGGCATTCGCTTTGTCGCCGGACAATCCGATAGTTTCCTATCACTTGGGAACCTGCTTTGCCGCCACTGCAAATCTCGACAGTGCTGAGTTTTACTTCGAACACTCTGCGGAGAATGGCGGCAATGTGGTCGAGTTGTTCTATCATTTGGGTACGGTCAAGAATATGTTGCGCAAACCAGTTGAAGCCGAATCCTGGTTCAAGAAGGGGATCACCCTGGCGCCTAAACACACATCTTTGCTACAGTCTCTGGGATTGGTCTATTTTGCGACCGGTCGGTACATTGAGGCAATTGAGCAATTCCGTCGTACTATCGAAACCGACTCGACCTACTATCCGGCATGGATGGGACTGGGTGCTTCATATTCGTTGTCGCAGATGACGCCCCAGGCCGACACCGTACTGTCTGGATTGATGGCCGTTGACTCCGCTCTTGGTTTTCAAATGCTCAAGATCATCAGCCAGGAACAGGCCAAGCGTAAAGCCACCCGGGATCAAAGCAACGAATAG
- a CDS encoding sodium:alanine symporter family protein — protein sequence MEQFESFWSTAVDIAWGLPLVVLLVGAGIYFTAACRFLPFRGLRHAFNILRGKYDREDDPGEISHFQALSSALSATIGMGNIAGVAIAISVGGPGAIFWMWIAGLVGMSTKFFTCTLATMYRKKDENGVDQGGPMYYLEVGLGKYFKPLAILFAICGMIGCLSLFQVNQLSGLLHADYGWDRVGTGVVCMILVGIVILGGIKRVGVVAAKVVPAMFLLYIGSAIFIVLANASAVPDIFASIFKSAFGGEALLGGGAGVAFAEVMKTGIRRAAFSNEAGVGTAPMAHGAAKTKEPVREGLIAMLGPFLDTNLVCTLTALVILSSGVLSGELGSSGEAVVVTVNAFTAAMGPFGRYLLTLIVVLFSVSTMISYSYYSLKCARYLFGIKVGGYYVYVYLLSLPLAAWLGQDTVVNIIDTCFALMAIPTLTGALLLSGKVVAAVKDYYQRMGL from the coding sequence TTGGAACAGTTTGAGAGCTTTTGGTCCACCGCGGTAGACATTGCGTGGGGATTGCCGTTGGTAGTGTTGCTCGTAGGAGCGGGGATCTATTTCACTGCGGCTTGCCGTTTTCTCCCTTTTCGCGGTCTCAGACACGCCTTTAATATTCTACGCGGCAAGTATGACAGGGAAGATGACCCCGGCGAAATCAGTCATTTTCAGGCGTTGAGTTCGGCCCTGTCGGCCACTATTGGTATGGGGAATATTGCCGGAGTGGCGATTGCAATTTCCGTAGGCGGACCGGGCGCTATATTCTGGATGTGGATTGCCGGTCTGGTGGGTATGTCTACAAAGTTCTTCACCTGCACCCTGGCTACGATGTACCGAAAAAAAGATGAGAACGGCGTCGATCAGGGCGGGCCGATGTACTACCTCGAGGTTGGATTGGGGAAGTACTTCAAACCGCTGGCCATACTGTTCGCTATCTGCGGCATGATCGGCTGCCTCTCACTTTTTCAAGTCAACCAACTCTCAGGTTTGCTCCATGCCGACTACGGCTGGGATCGCGTTGGCACGGGTGTAGTCTGCATGATTCTGGTCGGGATCGTCATTCTGGGTGGCATCAAACGGGTAGGCGTAGTTGCCGCCAAAGTGGTTCCTGCCATGTTTCTGTTATACATTGGATCGGCGATATTCATCGTACTGGCAAACGCCTCGGCTGTGCCGGATATCTTTGCCTCCATCTTCAAGAGTGCTTTCGGAGGTGAGGCGTTGCTCGGCGGCGGAGCGGGAGTGGCCTTTGCCGAAGTAATGAAAACCGGGATCAGAAGAGCGGCGTTTTCTAATGAAGCGGGTGTTGGTACCGCCCCGATGGCGCATGGTGCGGCCAAAACCAAAGAACCTGTGCGCGAGGGATTGATCGCCATGCTGGGGCCGTTCCTCGATACCAACCTGGTGTGTACACTCACAGCATTGGTGATCCTGAGTTCGGGCGTATTAAGTGGGGAACTCGGCAGTTCCGGTGAAGCGGTGGTTGTGACGGTGAATGCTTTCACAGCGGCTATGGGACCATTCGGTCGGTATCTACTGACGCTGATCGTCGTGTTGTTTTCGGTGTCGACGATGATCTCCTATTCTTACTACAGTCTCAAATGCGCCCGGTATCTTTTTGGGATCAAGGTTGGCGGCTACTATGTCTACGTCTACCTTTTGAGCCTGCCCCTGGCGGCCTGGCTGGGACAGGATACTGTCGTCAATATCATTGACACCTGCTTTGCCCTGATGGCTATTCCAACTCTAACCGGAGCGTTGCTTCTGTCGGGAAAAGTCGTAGCGGCTGTGAAAGACTACTATCAGCGAATGGGTCTGTAG
- a CDS encoding DMT family transporter — protein MTGFENYIGEACALSAAIVWALAVIFFRRSGEAVHPIGLNIFKNILAMILLVPTAWLFGETLLRPTPVEDYLLLLLSGALGIGIADTLFFKSLNILGAGMSAIVDLLYSPVIIGLSILWLGDQLNFWQVVGVLMILSAVSAAVGERKNNQVDRRQMLMGVLWGALAMLSMGVGIVMVKPLLNVSPLIWATEVRLIGGMAVLAVVLMFHPSRRAIVTSIGTRHRWGYMVTGSILGAYVSMILWLAGMKFTQTSIAAALNQTTNIFIFIFAALILKERVTLIKSIAIVAGVIGALLVTFG, from the coding sequence ATGACTGGATTTGAAAATTACATTGGCGAAGCCTGTGCACTATCAGCCGCCATAGTATGGGCGTTGGCTGTCATTTTCTTTCGTAGAAGTGGCGAAGCAGTCCACCCGATCGGCCTGAATATCTTTAAAAACATTCTGGCCATGATCCTGCTTGTCCCAACCGCATGGCTCTTTGGTGAAACACTTCTGCGGCCGACCCCAGTTGAAGATTACCTGTTGCTTCTGCTAAGCGGTGCACTCGGGATTGGTATTGCTGATACTTTGTTTTTCAAAAGTCTCAACATATTGGGTGCAGGAATGTCGGCTATCGTAGACCTGCTCTACAGCCCGGTAATTATCGGCCTGTCAATCCTGTGGTTGGGGGATCAGTTGAACTTCTGGCAGGTGGTCGGGGTGCTCATGATTCTCTCAGCCGTATCGGCCGCGGTGGGCGAACGAAAAAACAACCAGGTCGATCGGCGGCAAATGCTAATGGGTGTCCTGTGGGGTGCGCTGGCAATGCTTTCTATGGGGGTTGGAATCGTCATGGTCAAGCCGCTCCTGAACGTCTCACCGTTAATATGGGCCACCGAAGTTCGGCTCATCGGCGGAATGGCGGTTCTTGCCGTTGTGTTGATGTTTCATCCCTCACGCCGAGCTATCGTTACCTCTATCGGGACGCGCCACAGATGGGGATACATGGTGACCGGATCGATCCTGGGTGCTTATGTCTCGATGATTCTCTGGCTGGCGGGAATGAAATTCACCCAGACCTCCATTGCCGCGGCACTCAATCAGACCACGAACATTTTCATATTCATCTTTGCCGCCTTGATTCTGAAAGAGCGCGTAACGCTTATAAAATCAATCGCAATTGTTGCCGGTGTGATCGGAGCGCTGTTGGTTACGTTCGGCTGA
- a CDS encoding DNA adenine methylase, with translation MFSRSSRISGLKQLAAVAPQNHAFISPLRYPGGKGMLAKYLRMVVTENNLQDGHYVEVFAGGAGVAWSMLLGEYVRHVHINDLDRAIHSFWISVLNNTDDLCRLINDTRISMSQWHRQKAIHSDPDQYRPLELGFATFYLNRTNRSGIIGGGVIGGKNQTGKWKLDARFNKGDLISRIQRIARYRSRISVYRLDARDFIGQELPKLPKQTLVYLDPPYYAKGSELYQNHFVPSDHESLASAIQGSICQPWVVSYDSVPEIASLYENRRKLCYNLSYSAQARYSGKEIMFFSDDLRIPDVPHPVITQASRNRIGQRGASTS, from the coding sequence ATGTTCAGCCGTTCTTCGAGAATATCTGGGCTTAAACAATTGGCTGCAGTAGCACCCCAAAACCACGCTTTCATCAGCCCGCTGCGGTATCCGGGCGGAAAAGGAATGCTGGCTAAGTACCTGAGAATGGTCGTTACCGAGAACAACTTGCAGGATGGTCACTATGTTGAGGTCTTTGCAGGAGGAGCAGGCGTAGCCTGGTCAATGCTACTTGGCGAGTACGTCAGACATGTGCATATTAATGATCTTGATAGGGCCATTCACTCCTTTTGGATATCTGTGCTTAATAACACGGATGACCTATGTCGCTTGATCAACGATACTAGAATTTCGATGTCTCAATGGCACCGACAAAAAGCTATTCACTCTGATCCTGATCAATACCGCCCACTTGAACTCGGTTTTGCCACGTTCTACCTAAACCGCACGAACAGATCGGGGATCATAGGCGGAGGTGTGATAGGCGGAAAAAACCAGACGGGGAAGTGGAAGCTTGACGCACGGTTCAACAAGGGAGACTTGATCAGTCGAATTCAGCGAATAGCAAGATACAGAAGTAGGATTTCAGTATATCGTCTTGACGCAAGAGACTTCATTGGACAAGAGTTGCCAAAGCTACCCAAGCAGACGCTGGTCTACTTGGACCCACCCTATTACGCCAAAGGCAGTGAATTGTATCAGAACCACTTTGTGCCCAGCGATCATGAAAGTCTGGCTTCGGCAATCCAAGGTAGTATTTGCCAGCCTTGGGTAGTGTCCTATGATTCAGTGCCGGAAATTGCATCCTTGTATGAGAACAGACGCAAGCTGTGCTACAATCTGAGCTACAGTGCACAGGCTCGCTATTCAGGCAAGGAAATCATGTTCTTCAGTGATGATCTCCGAATCCCTGATGTGCCACATCCGGTGATCACCCAAGCATCTCGCAACCGTATAGGGCAACGAGGCGCTTCTACTAGTTAG
- a CDS encoding TonB-dependent receptor, translated as MRSKLLLLLMLGVLTSPVAAETISGQVTNSDGDPLARVSVSTNVPSVGTITDSEGAFELAVEPMIEHVTFSSVGYQSRQFKAGEVPATVVLERKYYRQDSIIVTADRATVGITPIAFENLTEEEIDRDYTVGEFPLLLKMTPNLYTYSEAGSSLGYSSIRIRGFDDKRIATYINGVPLNDPEDHATYFFDLPDLAANITDVQVQRGVGNSLYGDASFGGAINIVTTGFNRERKVTMTAGYGEYTSGGKSVSDIYKQSLEYSSGLVDGRWLFGGRFSKQKTGGYRHNSWYRGWSYYFSVARLDPRMTTELHFYGGPVRAHLAYYGAGRETLEEDRRANFGIAGWDDLTYNNYTDNFNQPHYQLHNRYEISDAITLTNTLYYIRGNGYYEQLKLWREYAEYNIDASVTGGVEYGDIVLQKWVGKSQYGWNPRLDIEHERGTHSLGGSFYLFNSEHWGQVVWAEQVTSAIVPQHTYYRHAADKQVASFFAQEYYRLTDRLAAQLTAQIRYDRYSLDQDKIGQFVGHSFDVDWLFFSPRIGLTYQLNHQASLYANAAVASRTPTDDDIYDANDPGKFPSLEVLDSMGTSANTIYKFGDPVADPERVYDFELGGHFQKERCSFGVNLFFMDFQNEIVQYAGNHEGREATININGSYHSGIELAGAVKPMDEFTISGNFSYNRNRIKDYPDTIEVDVDSEPTITEMWVVNYKNRKLPNFPEYLGNVTADFQHDWLRLTWHGQLIGRQYADLWNSQELSIDPTFVASLSISATVVEFLDLGRLTFSGRVDNMFDKKYEAIASYAENWATRDVGQSQPTMEGWAAYFVAPERSFYAQVKLEMF; from the coding sequence ATGAGAAGCAAGCTTCTTCTTTTACTAATGCTCGGCGTACTGACCTCACCCGTCGCCGCAGAAACTATCTCAGGGCAAGTCACCAATTCCGATGGCGATCCTCTGGCAAGGGTTTCTGTCTCCACCAATGTGCCAAGTGTTGGCACAATCACCGACTCCGAGGGAGCTTTCGAGCTGGCAGTGGAACCAATGATAGAGCATGTGACGTTTTCGTCGGTGGGTTATCAGTCGCGCCAGTTCAAAGCTGGCGAAGTCCCGGCCACAGTCGTTCTGGAAAGGAAGTATTACCGACAGGACTCAATCATAGTGACGGCCGATCGGGCAACAGTCGGGATAACACCGATTGCTTTTGAAAACCTGACCGAGGAAGAAATCGACCGCGACTATACAGTTGGGGAATTCCCTCTGCTTCTGAAGATGACTCCTAACCTCTACACATATTCCGAGGCGGGGTCTTCGCTGGGGTATTCATCAATAAGGATACGTGGCTTTGACGACAAACGCATTGCCACTTACATCAATGGTGTCCCGCTTAACGATCCGGAAGACCACGCGACGTATTTCTTTGATCTGCCGGACTTGGCAGCCAATATCACTGATGTTCAGGTTCAGCGTGGGGTCGGGAACTCATTGTACGGTGACGCCTCCTTTGGCGGAGCAATCAATATTGTTACGACCGGTTTTAATCGTGAACGTAAAGTAACAATGACGGCTGGCTATGGAGAATACACTTCTGGAGGGAAATCGGTCAGCGATATTTACAAACAGAGCCTTGAGTACTCATCTGGTCTTGTTGATGGTCGCTGGTTGTTTGGGGGGCGGTTCTCCAAACAGAAAACAGGCGGTTATCGGCACAACAGTTGGTATAGGGGCTGGTCCTACTACTTCTCGGTGGCACGGTTGGATCCGAGGATGACCACCGAGCTGCATTTCTACGGCGGTCCGGTTCGCGCGCACCTGGCTTATTATGGTGCAGGACGTGAAACACTCGAGGAGGACCGACGAGCGAACTTCGGTATCGCTGGTTGGGATGACTTGACCTACAACAACTACACCGACAATTTCAACCAGCCGCACTACCAACTGCACAACCGGTATGAGATTAGCGACGCCATTACTCTGACCAACACCCTGTATTACATTCGTGGCAACGGCTACTATGAACAACTCAAGCTGTGGCGCGAGTATGCAGAGTACAACATTGATGCGTCCGTTACCGGTGGTGTGGAGTACGGCGACATAGTGCTTCAGAAGTGGGTAGGAAAAAGTCAGTACGGCTGGAATCCACGTCTGGATATCGAACACGAACGCGGAACGCATTCGCTGGGCGGATCATTCTACTTGTTCAATTCGGAACATTGGGGTCAGGTTGTTTGGGCGGAGCAGGTCACCAGTGCTATTGTCCCGCAGCATACATACTACCGCCATGCGGCTGATAAGCAAGTAGCGTCGTTCTTCGCGCAAGAGTATTACCGGCTGACTGATCGGCTCGCTGCTCAGTTAACGGCCCAGATCAGGTATGACCGGTATTCTCTTGATCAGGATAAGATTGGTCAGTTCGTGGGACATTCGTTTGATGTGGACTGGTTGTTCTTCTCGCCACGAATTGGTCTGACCTATCAGCTAAACCATCAAGCTAGCTTGTATGCGAATGCCGCCGTTGCATCGCGGACACCGACCGATGACGATATCTATGATGCCAATGATCCCGGTAAGTTTCCCTCGCTGGAAGTGCTCGACTCGATGGGAACGTCCGCGAATACTATCTACAAGTTTGGTGATCCCGTTGCCGATCCGGAACGAGTTTACGATTTCGAGCTTGGCGGACACTTCCAGAAAGAGCGTTGTTCGTTTGGCGTCAATCTATTCTTCATGGATTTCCAAAATGAGATCGTCCAGTATGCCGGCAATCACGAAGGCCGTGAAGCGACGATCAACATTAATGGTTCTTATCATTCGGGTATAGAGCTAGCGGGTGCTGTCAAACCGATGGACGAATTTACTATCAGCGGTAACTTCTCGTACAATCGAAACCGCATCAAGGATTACCCCGACACTATAGAAGTCGATGTTGACTCTGAACCGACCATCACCGAAATGTGGGTAGTGAACTACAAGAATCGCAAGTTGCCCAATTTCCCGGAGTACCTGGGCAACGTTACGGCCGATTTCCAGCACGATTGGTTGCGGTTAACATGGCACGGACAATTGATCGGACGCCAGTATGCCGACCTGTGGAACAGTCAGGAGTTGTCTATTGATCCAACCTTCGTGGCATCGCTGTCGATCTCTGCGACTGTGGTCGAATTTCTTGATCTGGGACGGCTCACGTTTTCCGGCAGAGTTGATAACATGTTTGACAAGAAATACGAAGCTATTGCTTCCTATGCCGAGAACTGGGCTACGCGCGATGTCGGCCAATCGCAACCTACAATGGAAGGCTGGGCGGCGTATTTTGTGGCTCCGGAACGGTCGTTCTATGCGCAGGTGAAGCTGGAGATGTTTTAG
- a CDS encoding BlaI/MecI/CopY family transcriptional regulator: protein MARKKNPTLTEAELRLMKVVWEKDRATVSEVLASLPSSNELAYNTVLTTLRILEKKGYLRHEKDGRAHVFRPIVSRNQACQNAVRHMVKGFFNNSPEALMLSILEHEELDQPELDRLKQMIDNRE, encoded by the coding sequence ATGGCAAGAAAGAAAAACCCCACACTGACCGAGGCCGAGCTACGCCTGATGAAAGTGGTCTGGGAGAAGGACCGGGCTACTGTAAGCGAAGTTCTGGCCTCGCTGCCCAGCAGCAATGAATTGGCCTATAACACTGTCCTGACTACCCTGCGCATCCTTGAGAAAAAGGGATACTTACGCCACGAGAAAGATGGTCGGGCGCATGTCTTCCGTCCGATTGTATCTCGAAATCAGGCTTGTCAAAACGCCGTCCGGCATATGGTCAAAGGGTTTTTCAACAACTCGCCGGAAGCGCTGATGCTCAGTATTCTGGAACATGAAGAGTTGGACCAGCCTGAACTTGATCGCCTTAAACAGATGATAGATAACCGCGAGTGA